GGTTCTTGCGGTTTTCAGCTGGGCAAACCCAAAAGCAATAAGCGCGCTTTTTTGCCTCAAAAGGACGGCAGGCTAGGAACGTTTCATTCCGAGCGAAGCGAGGAGTCTGCTTTGCCTTTGCCGTGCAGCTCTGTTTCGATCAGGCTGCTTTTTTACCGGGTTAACTTGGATACACGAAAGCCTCAATAGGCATGGCGGTGGCGCCAAAAGCGCAAAAGTGTGAGCATCAAGATTTTGAAATCAAGGGCCAGCGACCAGTTGTCAATGTAGTAAAGGTCGTAAGCGATGCGCTTGCGCAGGGAGGATTGGCCCCGCAGGTCGTGCACCTGCGCCCAGCCGGTAATGCCCGCCTTCACGCGATGGCGGGCCATGTACTCGGGGTAGCGGGCGCGGAAGCGGGCCACAAACTCCGGTCGCTCGGGCCGCGGCCCCACCAGCGACATTTCGCCTTTGAGCACGTTCCAAAGCTGAGGCAGCTCGTCCAGAGAGTAGCGGCGGAGGAAGGCCCCCAGCGGAGTGACCCGCGGGTCGTTGGGTTGGGCAAAGCGGGGCCCCGTGTGCTTTTCCGCATCCACCACCATGGTGCGGAACTTCAAGATCCAGAAGGGCCGGCCGTCCAGGCCCATGCGCAGCTGGCGGTAAAAGACAGGGCCGCGATCCTGCAGGTACACGGCAAGAGCAATCAAAGCTAAAAGCGGGGACAACAGCACCAGCCCTAGAAACGAAAAGGTGAGGTCCACGAACCGCTTGACGAAGGAGTTCCAACCGGCCAGGGGGATGGCGGTGAGGTTGATCACGGGTATGCCGTCCAAATCCTCCACTCCAGCCCGTAAGGCGTAGTACTGCAAAAGGTCCGGCACCACCCGCACGTCCAAAAGCAAAGGCTCGGCAATCCGCAGGATCTTCACCACCTTGTGCTGGCTGCGCATGGGCAGGGCAATGTACAAAAGCTCTATTCCGTGGGTTTTGACGATACCTTCC
This Thermoanaerobaculum aquaticum DNA region includes the following protein-coding sequences:
- a CDS encoding undecaprenyl-phosphate glucose phosphotransferase — translated: MIYQKLRIQRTLVMALDLALTYAALILAYHLRFTWPIMPVTKGVPPFEPYLALIPIITLIWPVVFYFRGLLTGRPRRSRIDEILGVFTAVVLAMVVLNAGLAFYREFTYSRLALAIFAGLDVVFVALGRLFFWYAMGKVWAAPHRRQRAVVIGTGELAKAVAEKLAQHRELGLDVVGFVDENGGASGKVGQWPVLGGIGELEGIVKTHGIELLYIALPMRSQHKVVKILRIAEPLLLDVRVVPDLLQYYALRAGVEDLDGIPVINLTAIPLAGWNSFVKRFVDLTFSFLGLVLLSPLLALIALAVYLQDRGPVFYRQLRMGLDGRPFWILKFRTMVVDAEKHTGPRFAQPNDPRVTPLGAFLRRYSLDELPQLWNVLKGEMSLVGPRPERPEFVARFRARYPEYMARHRVKAGITGWAQVHDLRGQSSLRKRIAYDLYYIDNWSLALDFKILMLTLLRFWRHRHAY